The Salvia miltiorrhiza cultivar Shanhuang (shh) chromosome 2, IMPLAD_Smil_shh, whole genome shotgun sequence DNA window TTCTAGTTCTGTGGCGAGCTTCTCCCGCTCCAATTCATACTGTTACAACAGTAGAAGGCGTTGGGTGTTTCagtcagaagaagaagaagaagaagaagaagaagaagaaattaccTTCAGCATGTCATTCCTCAGTTTCAAGATTTCTTTCTCCAATACTTCGGCATGAGACCACTAGAGTAGTAATTGGGTTAGATAGTGCCCGGTCTAATTCTCCTGAAAATAAATGATAGGGATACCTGAAGTTTACTCCGAAGTTCCTCTATTTCTAATTTTTGTCTCTTCAATAGGGCAGCGTCTGTCAATATCTGGAAAACATTAAAATCACTCAGGTTTTTATCAGCAAAGGGAAGATCTCAACATATACGTAGTTCCAATGACAAAACAAAGCTCCAGTTTGAAGCAAAGATAGCAACAATATGTATCAAGTGAGGACATGTAAATGCCATAGATTTGTTGAATGTAGTGTTATTATAAAGGAAACGACAACGAAATGATAAATCTGACTGTTAAATGAGTACCAACTACCATGCAAACCTAATTTTACATCTTTCTAGATCTCGTAATAAAACATAGACTACATGTAAGCATCCATCTTGATGGATTTTGGAAGGAAACAGTAATCACTCTCCACAATCAGAACTGAATATTTGGGTGAATCTGTCTAACTAAGTTCTAgaatgctttcttttattaccaTATCTTCTAAAAACATATGCTATCTTAACATCTCAGATTTCTTCTTCCAGAAGAAGTTAAAAGTTTAATGTATAAAAGAGGTAATGTGCTGGACTTTACAGTAGTAAAAAGAATATATCGTCAAATTCTTTAATCAATAGGTGCATAAACCATACCTAATAAAGTATATATAACCTCAAAAGGCTTAGTTATACTTACGAATGCATTACAATGGGAGAATTTGAACAAAGCAAAATCATATTAGCAGTTTCCAAGAAATTTTCCAAACTGTTATAACAGACCTCATTCACTTGAACACAGTTGGTTATCCTCTTTGCTCTGCTAGCGAACTGAAGAGTCCCTTTTGATTCTTCTATGTGGATCTGTATGTAATATTAATCATCAGCAATATGATcttaattagaaaaaaataaaggaaaagcAGCGGCTATGTACCTCTTCAGGCGCAATGGTACAAATTATTGAAGTTTTTGCATTTCCACCTAATGCCGGCTGAAGAATGCGAGTAAGCTTACTGTCCCGATAAGGGATGTGAGCCCTGCAAATGATATTTTATGATGAGTTATGGACTTCAATACCTGGTTTAACAAATAGAAACCTGCAACTACCTTTGCTTTCCACCCTCGCTCAGTTTGTTGATCACATTACCAAGAATCATTAAGCTCTTGTTAATGTGCTTTCCTTCCTTCAAACGCACTCCGCCAGCACCAGTTTTTGCTACTCTTTCAGACCCGGCTAAGTCAACTAAATTCTACTCCCAAGAAATCAAACAAACATCgatcaaatataacaaaaaaTGAGAAGATACGGTATGATTTTTTGGTTAAAAAAAGAGAGTTAACTGAATCAGGACAGAATTATTATATGAGTTTGTTTTcacactttgacttactattaAATGAGTACAAGTGAAGTCTTTTTAACTTTCTACCATTTTTTTGGTAAGTATTTTCCCACATTTCTTTAATACAATACTGACTACAGTCTGCTCAAATGAATCAATAAGTTGAGTTCAGACTTCTTAATATAAGGACAACAACAAATTAACATTGAATGACTTGCTTGAATAGGTACTAACCAGGACAGAGACACGGATAGCATCATCAGGACTATCATTGAATCTGTTATCATTCCCTTTGCTTTCGATTACCTAATCATGAAATACAATGCATTGCAGTTAATGAGATACACAGAAATCATAAATCACTCAGTTAAAGCAAGTGACATAAACTTTCAAGCAAAATGCCtcattagagagagaaagggagaggAGGTGAAGAAGGAAGAGAAGAACATACCATCCTAAAAATAGTATGTGATCTACTGCTCCGAGCATTCATGTTGGTATCACCAAAATGCCTATTAGCTGCCAAATGAAAAAATCTCTCTAAGAACTTTCAAGTATAAGCCCAAGAAACAATGTACTGATTTCATGCCATTTTACTTGCGTTCTAATCCAATATCAAACCTTCTCCGAGTTGGATAAGTTGGAGCACTTGGTCAGCACTGTTTACAATTTCCTCCCTTAGCCCTGCAACAAATACTCCACGCTAGAAAGCAACAAAAGTCAATGCTCTTATACATTTGAACAAATATGGTATAATGGATGTAACCATGACTTACCACCAAACTCTCATGAATCTGAAGTTTTTGATTTTCCACAGAAAAAAGATCATTAATGTCTTCATTGTAAATTTCCATGTAGGAAACTCGAATCAGAAACTCCCTATCCGATGTCTAAACAAAACAAAGCCAAATTGAATCCTGTTAGATACCAATTGCAAAATATATCATGGCGGCACAATGTTATCTTACCTCctcaattttttgaaaaatgtctCTGACAGCTCTATGGATAATTCCTGGATCATTTTCTGAACCATTCATAGTAAAAGTTTTTCCACTACTAGTCTGTCCATAAGCAAATGCAGTTCCTAGATTACCATTATTTTGTACCagtaagatattttttttacagATAATAAAACAAAATGCTCAACAGAGATGTAATATAAGCTCATGAGAGGGGAGTCATAATGAATAGAAGTTGAAGAAGGACAAATCAATTAACTCCTATAAACAATCGTTTTACTAATCAGTTTAATCGACATGAATTTCCATTAGCTCATGATTATCATTAAATCTAGAAAAGCATAACTCGTTAGCATTTTAATCTCCAAGCATTACTCTATTCAAAAGAatcaaacacacacaaaaaaaaagcGCACCATTAAACCCCTGAATAGCAGCATTAATTATGTCCTTGATCAGAAGCTCGTACACTGTACCATTACTGCAGTCCTGATCGAACAAATgatctgcaaaaaaaaaatacaaaaatcgaAAGCATAACTATAAAATTTCCAAAAATAATTGAGCTCGTACACGCACAGGAAAAACGATCTCAACTTACCAAAAGCATAAGAAATCCCAGAAATGGGGGTGCCGTGAGATCTGTGCAGCGAAATACGGTTGCTTTCAACCTTCCAGTTAAATCCATTAACAATTTCTTCGTTCGCAGATGGTCTCACTCTCACTGCTACGCAGATCTTCTCCATTTCTCTCACTTACAATCACGCAGACTGTTTTAATTTCTGTGTCTTTCTTCCTGCTTCGTGTTTTCTGGGTGTACCAATAATTTGAGAATTGTTGGGTCTTTTTGGCCAACGGGCGGATTtcaattgaaatttgaaaacatGACTTTACGGAATTACCCTTTGAGTTGGGCCTCTTAAGTTTGGGCCGCCCACCAAGATGAGTTTGGGATGGTTACTTTCTATTTACTGCCCCATTTTACTCACTATAATCccttatattataaaataatgataataaataattagaaaattattATGTTACCTTATAATTTATAACTccaaatttatgatttttttataaccAAATTAAATCTTACTTTTGTATAGCCTTCAAGTCTCCAACAACATGCAAACATTACACAACTCATGGCAaaaattcttcttgatttttttcaTAGTcagattaaattttaaattttactaaAACCCCGATCATGCAACTCAACAGCACAAGTTTTCAAAAGGCTTTCGTGCAAGTTTGATGACTCGTTGACGAAGGTTTCATCGAAATGAAGAATTTGGCCTGTTTATAATCCAATTGGTTGAAGGAGTAAACTGAATGTATTGTCCCTCAAAGATGGACAGAGgaaatatttttctctttttttttttttctaacattcaatttcatttctttttaattttttttctctctaattaaattttttcCTCTTTAACACATGAAAGAATATAGATTTTAGGATGGTCATGCATGTTCAATAATTCATAACTTGTATAGATTGAGACAAGAATCTAAACGATGTAACTAAGAATTTTTGTCTCTTAAGACAAGCCTatgtatagtttttttttttgggtaattgcctgtaaattcctaacgtttacaccgAATTGGTTTTtacacctttttttatttttctacttttaaatacctaacctttcgtttttgtctcgaaTTTATCCGGTGATCGGTTTTTTTTCATGCCGGCGCCGGAATTgacactgtggcagccggaatagatgaggtggcagccggaattgacactTAAACATAACTTTTACAtgtggtaaaaaaaattaaaaaaaaaaagaagaaaaaaatttacAACTCATCATCTTCCCAACCTAATTCACCTCTCATCCCTTCCCCCCacccgccggcgccggcgccgcccACCGCCACCACACGCCGGCGTTGGCCACCCCCTCCCCCATCCCCAGACCCATCGGCCCTTCCCCAAAATCACCAGATCTCGTCTGCCCCTCCCCAATCTCCAACCCGCCGGCACCACCCCACACCATTCTCACCACATTCGCAAGCACAGACGGCACACAAAGGGCAACAATTCGTGCTCTAGATCCCAGATCGCGGCGGTGCACAAAGGGCAACAATTCGTGCCCTAGATCCCTCGCCACCTTCGCCTACACCAGAGATCGCCATGAAATCGCTGCTCGATTTCACCAAGAGCCGAGGTGGGTCAGGATTTGAAGGCGAATTTGTCGTGCAGGGATCGATTTCACCAAATCGCCATGAAATTGCCGATTTCAGAGGCTAGATTCGAGATGTGGGGAGGAGGAGGGCTGACGGGGGTCTTGGGAGGGGGAAGAGGGCGGCGAGATCAGGGGAGGGGGAGGAGGAGGGCTGACGGGGTATGGGGAGGGGGAAGGGGGCGGCGAGATCAGGGGAGGGGGAGGACTGACGAggtctggggagggggaaggcCGACGAGTTTTGGGAATGGGGAAGGGGCGGCGCGCGGCGGGTGCCGCCCTGGtggcaggcggcggcggcggcgacgggtGGGGAAAGGGGAAGGTAGGGTTTGGGAGTTGAGGAGGTTAGGGAAGATGAGGTGGTggatttcttttattatttttttcaagtgTTTTTCCACATGTAATAATTGTGTTTAGGTGTCAATTCCGACTGCCACCTAATctattccggctgccacagtgtcAATTCCGGCGCTGACATGAAAAAAAAACCGATCACCGGATAAAttcgagacaaaaacgaaaggttaggtatttaaaagtagaaaaataaaaaaaggtgcaaaaaccaattcggtgtaaacgttaggaatttacaggcaattgccccttttttttttcatgcagACAAGATTCAATAATTCGTGTTTGTATGTGTTTCTTAAGACAAGCCTATGTATAGTTTTTTTCATGCAGACAAATGCTCAAAAACCAGAATAAGCACAACATTGTGGAGAAACCTGCTTACGTAGAGAAGTGGGGACCAAAACAAAGTCAAATATAATTGTTTTTTCGAAgaaattcaaatataaaattgGCTACATACAAAATCAATCATTATTTTACTAAACATAAATCAAATAGACTAAGCATTCAACTTACTAAGATACATGTAATTTACACATTTCTCTTCCATTACAACTACCTTTTCTCCACTCGGAAGCTCAAAACTGGATACGACGGTTACAAGTTGACAGCCGGACTTCCCTGCATTTCATGTAGAGACATAAGTCAGATCTTCCATTGTACTGCGAAATATAGTACAATAATTCACTCTTGGTCAACCAGTCACCTTGAATAGAAGATCATGAACAATATTCTCCCACGGCAATGAGATGGACATCAAACAGCACTTGAGGGGCAACATCTCGCCGTCCAAGTTTGGAGAGGATGAGGCTGCAGCATAAGCCTGCTTTGCGGCCGTTGATGCTACAGATGCTGCTTTGCGGACAATAGTTCCTAAACCAAGACCCTTTTTAGATATCTGAATCGGTGATTGAGGACCTAAATCCACCTTGCTTTGATCTGTGGAAGACGTGCAAAATTTTTAACAAGTTTTAACTTGCTTCCAAGTGATAAGAACATGTCTACAGATTCAAAATCTGTGCGATTGGAAGCCCAACTAAGTCACAACTATACTCTATAAAAGGATGCAGCACAAGTATTTGAAGTGATAAGAACATGTCTACAGATTCAAAATCTGTGCGATTGGAAGCCCAACTAAGTCGCAACTATACTCTATAAACGGATGCAGCACAAGTATTTGAGGTACCAAAGTTGTATTAGTGGAGCTACACATTTAAACTATCAGCATCTTCCATGTTCAATCAGCAATTAAGATACTTGTCTTCTTTTATCATCTCAGCGTAGATGATTATGTTTATAGATGAACCATTAGGTCATGAACCCAAGCCAATTTCAAAAGATTATACTCCTTAGGAAGATGCTTGGGGCTACTAAGTAAATATAAATGCAGGACATGGTGCAACAGGTGGGGTCGACTATTTTACCAGAGTGACTTCTTCTCTAGTCCAAAGACATGCATACGTCCAATTTGCAACTAGAGTTTAACCAAAATATAAGGGTAAGAGAAATTGATTGGTTCCTCTCTGCTTTTATCCTCGAGGCACCAATAGGATGAAGTGTTTGAATATAACAACTGAGCTCCTTTGCAAAATGATACATGTACAGAGTTCTCAATTCaaccaaataaaaattatactgCAACTTTTAAATAAGATGTTATGGCATTTGTTTACTCACCTAGGATACCAGAGACCGCTACTTCAACTTCACCACGCCCTCCTGGACCTTTCATGAATATTCTGTCAGTTCTGCCAGAGGAATGACCAAGAGACAGAAGACTTCCAAACCCGGACCTGCCAGCTGGAAAGTTAAGCAAACCAAATAAGTTGATCAGAAGATActttaaatatatgtatataacatGCATACTGTAATATCTGCTATCTACTTCTTTTTCTATAAACCTATTTCTGAAACATGAGAGCTGACATTTATAGCAAGATCATGTTCAGTAATCGATCATAGACGAGACTAGGGACTAGAAATATTACCAAATTTTGACAATGTAATACATGTATGTTGAAACTAATATTAACTAATGCCTCTTGTCTATAGATTTCAACTGAAACCAGCTACAAGGGAGTAAAAAGCATGCCATTGTACTGCGATGCAGAGTGACAAGAGCAAAGATAGTGAAGAAACTCACCAAATTTTGACAATGTAATACATGTATGTTGAAACTAATATTAACTAATGCCTCTCGGATTGTATCTTCAAAACTCACTTGCCAGCCTCTGAATTGTCTAAAATATTAAGCACAGCTCTGTAGGTCTATCTTAAGCATGCTGTTCTAGCATCTAATGTAATTGAAAACCAAGCCTCAtgaataaacaaaaattaatttaaggaaATGAAGTGTGTGTTGGGAGAAGAACGGGGGGAGGGGACTAAACTGTCAAGCAAACCAGAGTAAGAAATACGGAGTATAATTTAAGGAAATGAAGGGTGATATGTAAAGAGAACAGATATAAGTACACATAAAACATCATAGCATTCAGTATCATCAATCAAAGTAGATTACCATCATATGCCTCTCGAACCATTTGGTAGCTGACAAAGCCTGAGAAAAGGGTGATCTGtggaaaataaacttagttgTCAGAGGAGGTAACGTTATCCTTGAGAAAACTGTTATTCACATCTTCTAACAAACTACCTTGGAGTTCTTTGTCTTGCCATGACTTGTAACATTCTCCGAAGAAGAAACATCTGAATTAGCTTGCTCTGTTTTTCTTTCATGTGGAAATGCTGCCCCATCATGAGCATTTAGCAACACACAATAACAGTGGTCCGGATCAGTCAAGACCTGTGGATTAAAAATATTAGATAAGGCAGAATATGTATTACAAGTTCAGCTCCCACAATATGAGGGTCAAGAACCAATAAAGGATTAGCAAAATTGACCCAGTCAAGGGATAAGCTGAtttacataaaacataaaaggTGAATCCTACAATCATTTATTCCCTTTGAAAAGTACTATACCATTTTCTGAATATTTAAAGAAATAACGAACACTGATGTGATGATTGATACAAATAATGCAAAAGAGACTCTGAGTCCTGCACCAGCAAACTAATTGTTTGTAATAATAGCCAACAACAATTTGACCAATCATTTAAGCAAATTAGAGTCACACTATATTAAACattacatacacacacacacacacacacataggggagcgttccaatgagatcccctatatgtggtgagatcttagattgatttgtaagtgttgatttaatgtatcctgtggctgatatttatctggaggggtaaattttttaccttggttcgaatcctggagggagcgaaaattttactaattttgaatatcgttattcaacactatatattgccttattcattagtctcaccatcttacgaaaaatagcaatctcactggaacctacccctatatatatgattatattATTAAAGTAATGCTTTTGTCCCACATATAGCAATTAATATTTCATATAAGTTCATGCTTATTAATACTATACTACTTTGAAATCTCTTGTTACTACAGAGAGAATTAGAGGATTACTTGGAGTTTCATGTAAAGTTAGATACAGGTATGCTATGATTTTATGTAGTAGTGGTcataaatattagatctaagcATTAAGCATAATTCATAAGTATTTGATCCAAAGCATAATCCTTGCATTCTCCTCCAAATGTATACTCCTAAACATGCAACAGTTAGTCGGACTTTCTACTTCTAGCAGACATGAAAAGCATATATCAACTTGTTGGGGACTAATGGTCATTTGGCCACAGATAAccaatgaaaagaaaaatagaagcACATAAAGAATTTTTGATAATGACAACGACC harbors:
- the LOC131010692 gene encoding uncharacterized protein LOC131010692 isoform X3 produces the protein MDPSFWHNVIDSYFVRSRESRGREDDDLIFFVRKMNLESQRSNGDAESNSPYFVRRWAPELDELVGGNSLIIDWRRSFYLNLIAHTSFSVTVAICSHQVIRQYQQGETLSPIYKVVKTVYASPSRINFHLDSRKEVETTPAYPDICFAVDDFDSTFDSVVLTDPDHCYCVLLNAHDGAAFPHERKTEQANSDVSSSENVTSHGKTKNSKITLFSGFVSYQMVREAYDAGRSGFGSLLSLGHSSGRTDRIFMKGPGGRGEVEVAVSGILDQSKVDLGPQSPIQISKKGLGLGTIVRKAASVASTAAKQAYAAASSSPNLDGEMLPLKCCLMSISLPWENIVHDLLFKGSPAVNL